The Neovison vison isolate M4711 chromosome 5, ASM_NN_V1, whole genome shotgun sequence genome includes a region encoding these proteins:
- the KCTD12 gene encoding BTB/POZ domain-containing protein KCTD12, whose translation MALADSTRGLPNGGGGGGGSGSSSSSAEPPLFPDIVELNVGGQVYVTRRCTVVSVPDSLLWRMFTQQQPQELARDSKGRFFLDRDGFLFRYILDYLRDLQLVLPDYFPERSRLQREAEYFELPELVRRLGAPQQPGPGPPPPHSRRGVQKEGSLGDELLPLGYAEPEQQEGSSAGAPSPTLELASRSPSGGAAGPLLTPSQSLDGSRRSGYITIGYRGSYTIGRDAQADAKFRRVARITVCGKTSLAKEVFGDTLNESRDPDRPPERYTSRYYLKFNFLEQAFDKLSESGFHMVACSSTGTCAFASSTDQSEDKIWTSYTEYVFCRE comes from the coding sequence ATGGCTCTAGCGGACAGCACACGTGGATTACCCaacgggggcggcggcgggggtggCAGCGGCTCCTCGTCCTCCTCGGCGGAGCCGCCGCTTTTCCCCGATATCGTGGAGCTGAACGTGGGGGGCCAGGTGTATGTGACCCGGCGCTGCACCGTGGTGTCGGTGCCCGACTCGCTGCTCTGGCGCATGTTCACGCAGCAGCAGCCGCAGGAGCTGGCCCGGGACAGCAAAGGCCGCTTCTTTCTGGACCGAGACGGCTTCCTCTTCCGCTACATCCTGGATTACCTGCGGGACTTGCAGCTCGTGCTGCCCGACTATTTCCCCGAGCGCAGCCGGCTGCAGCGCGAGGCCGAGTACTTCGAGCTGCCCGAGCTCGTGCGCCGCCTcggggcgccccagcagcccggCCCCGGGCCGCCGCCTCCGCACTCGCGGCGCGGAGTGCAGAAGGAGGGCTCGCTGGGCGACGAGCTGCTGCCGCTCGGCTACGCGGAGCCCGAGCAGCAGGAGGGCTCGTCTGCCGGGGCGCCGTCGCCCACGCTGGAGCTGGCTAGCCGCAGCCCGTCCGGGGGTGCGGCGGGTCCGCTGCTCACGCCGTCCCAGTCGCTGGACGGCAGCCGGCGCTCGGGCTACATCACCATCGGCTACCGCGGCTCCTACACTATCGGGCGGGACGCGCAGGCAGACGCCAAGTTCCGGCGAGTGGCACGCATCACGGTGTGCGGCAAGACGTCGCTGGCCAAGGAGGTGTTCGGCGACACCCTGAATGAGAGCCGGGACCCGGACCGGCCTCCCGAGCGCTACACTTCGCGCTATTACCTCAAGTTCAACTTCCTGGAGCAGGCCTTCGACAAGCTGTCCGAGTCGGGCTTCCACATGGTGGCGTGCAGTTCCACGGGCACCTGCGCCTTCGCCAGCAGCACCGACCAGAGCGAGGACAAGATCTGGACCAGCTACACGGAGTACGTCTTCTGCCGGGAGTGA